A single genomic interval of Hyphomicrobium methylovorum harbors:
- a CDS encoding ArdC family protein, translating into MRDTQRRDLHADITNTIIAAIEANPGEPQMPWYRPNAPFVLPVNALTKNPYNGINIVSLWASSDAFGYQTPLWGTYRQWAELNAQVRKGEKASLVVFYKNYETEPDAQNPDDDGKRRVAKASWVFNVAQVDGYQLEEPPPPSNPVERMARADAFVTATNVDIRYGGSRAYYRPSGDFVQMPDEHLFTGTATSSRSEAYYAVLCHELTHASGAKHRLDRDLSGRFGNEAYAMEELVAELGAAFLCAELGITPEPRLDHAQYIHNWLAVLKSDNRAIFTAAAKASEAVGYLKRITAAEGSHE; encoded by the coding sequence ATGCGCGATACCCAACGGCGAGACCTCCACGCCGACATTACCAACACGATCATCGCGGCCATCGAAGCCAATCCTGGCGAGCCGCAGATGCCGTGGTACCGGCCAAACGCTCCGTTCGTCCTGCCGGTCAATGCCCTGACGAAGAACCCGTACAATGGGATCAACATCGTATCGCTCTGGGCTTCATCCGACGCGTTCGGATATCAGACCCCGCTGTGGGGCACCTACCGCCAATGGGCCGAACTTAATGCCCAAGTGCGCAAAGGCGAAAAAGCGTCGCTCGTCGTGTTCTACAAGAACTACGAGACCGAGCCTGACGCGCAAAACCCCGACGACGACGGCAAACGTCGGGTGGCGAAGGCCTCGTGGGTCTTCAACGTCGCGCAAGTCGACGGATACCAGCTGGAGGAACCGCCGCCTCCGTCGAACCCGGTCGAGCGCATGGCGCGTGCCGATGCGTTTGTCACCGCGACCAACGTGGACATCCGCTACGGCGGCTCACGGGCCTATTACCGGCCAAGCGGTGACTTCGTGCAGATGCCGGACGAGCACCTGTTCACCGGCACCGCGACCAGTTCGCGGTCGGAAGCCTACTACGCCGTGCTCTGCCATGAGCTGACCCATGCCAGTGGTGCTAAACACCGTCTCGATCGCGACCTGTCCGGCCGTTTCGGCAACGAGGCCTACGCCATGGAGGAACTGGTCGCTGAACTCGGCGCCGCGTTCCTGTGCGCCGAACTCGGCATCACGCCGGAACCTCGGCTTGATCATGCCCAGTACATCCACAACTGGCTGGCGGTGCTGAAATCCGACAACCGCGCGATCTTCACCGCCGCCGCCAAGGCGTCGGAAGCGGTTGGCTACCTCAAACGCATCACGGCGGCGGAGGGGAGCCATGAGTAA
- a CDS encoding retropepsin-like aspartic protease family protein, translating into MSSATSSLFVSVALAAIGATGLAYTLAHPGILARVLTPVSERTMQAPATVDGGEVGEDDSSASRPGQLPGSAVIQAGAYGHFDTDAEINGRSVPVMVDTGASLVALTYEDAARLGIFLKPRDFSHTAKTANGLARVASITLDRISIGDITVRRVPAVVSEQGKSEKTLLGMSFLGRLSSVEMRSGTLVLQE; encoded by the coding sequence ATGTCTTCGGCGACGTCCAGTCTCTTTGTCTCCGTAGCTCTGGCTGCGATCGGCGCTACCGGCCTCGCTTACACGCTTGCGCATCCGGGTATTCTCGCGCGCGTCCTCACCCCGGTAAGCGAACGAACGATGCAAGCGCCCGCAACGGTCGACGGCGGCGAGGTTGGCGAGGATGACTCCAGTGCATCCCGCCCTGGCCAGCTCCCCGGATCGGCGGTCATCCAGGCGGGCGCCTACGGACATTTCGATACGGATGCGGAGATCAACGGGCGTTCGGTTCCCGTCATGGTCGATACCGGCGCTTCTCTCGTTGCGCTCACCTATGAGGACGCGGCGCGGCTCGGGATATTCTTGAAGCCCCGGGATTTCAGCCACACGGCCAAGACCGCCAACGGACTGGCGCGTGTTGCGTCCATCACGCTGGACCGGATCAGCATCGGCGACATTACGGTGCGGCGTGTGCCCGCAGTCGTTTCCGAGCAGGGGAAATCCGAGAAAACGCTGCTGGGTATGTCATTTTTAGGACGGCTTTCCAGCGTTGAAATGCGCTCAGGAACCCTAGTGCTCCAAGAGTAG
- the dusA gene encoding tRNA dihydrouridine(20/20a) synthase DusA: protein MQFQAHRFCVAPMMDWTDRHARVFHRQLTRRALLYTEMVTAEAIIHGKRERLLGFSECEHPLALQLGGSDPAKLAEAAAIGADFGYDEINLNVGCPSDRVQEGRFGACLMAEPDLVARCVSAMRASQTLPVTVKCRIGIDNQDEDESLSHFVDTVAAAGCTTFVVHARKAWLKGLSPKENREVPPLNFERVYRLKEAHPELTIVINGGINSIDEAVAHLQHVDGVMLGRAAYQNPAILADVDRVIFGEASAAPTRGEALAALIPYVEEHIGRGGRLSNVTRHVLGLYHGRPRGRAFRRLLSERATESEATVDVLRAAIELAEFGRTAEGDARAA, encoded by the coding sequence GTGCAATTTCAAGCGCATAGATTCTGTGTGGCCCCGATGATGGACTGGACCGATAGACATGCGCGCGTGTTTCATCGCCAGCTGACGCGGCGCGCGCTGCTTTATACGGAGATGGTCACGGCCGAGGCGATCATTCACGGAAAGCGCGAGCGCCTGCTTGGGTTTTCGGAGTGCGAGCATCCTCTGGCACTGCAACTCGGTGGCTCCGATCCGGCGAAGCTCGCTGAAGCCGCCGCGATCGGCGCGGACTTCGGTTACGACGAAATCAATCTCAACGTCGGTTGCCCATCTGACCGCGTGCAGGAAGGCCGCTTCGGCGCATGCTTGATGGCGGAGCCGGATCTTGTCGCGCGCTGCGTCAGCGCGATGCGCGCAAGCCAGACGTTGCCCGTCACCGTCAAATGCCGGATCGGAATCGACAATCAGGATGAGGACGAGTCGCTAAGCCATTTCGTCGATACAGTCGCGGCAGCTGGCTGCACGACGTTTGTCGTGCACGCGCGCAAGGCTTGGCTGAAGGGACTCTCGCCGAAAGAAAATCGTGAAGTCCCGCCGCTGAATTTCGAACGCGTCTACCGATTGAAGGAGGCGCATCCCGAATTGACGATCGTGATCAATGGCGGGATCAATTCGATTGACGAGGCGGTCGCTCACTTGCAGCACGTTGACGGCGTCATGCTCGGCCGTGCTGCGTATCAGAACCCCGCCATCCTTGCCGATGTCGATCGTGTCATCTTCGGCGAAGCATCCGCCGCCCCGACGCGCGGAGAAGCGCTGGCGGCGCTCATTCCGTATGTCGAAGAGCACATCGGCCGGGGAGGCCGCTTGTCGAACGTCACACGCCACGTTCTTGGCCTTTATCATGGTCGTCCGCGTGGCCGCGCCTTCCGCCGGCTGTTGAGCGAACGCGCAACTGAATCCGAAGCAACGGTCGACGTGCTTCGCGCTGCGATCGAACTCGCGGAATTCGGCCGGACAGCCGAAGGGGACGCGCGTGCAGCTTAG
- a CDS encoding helix-turn-helix domain-containing protein: MTSPAKPAEPQAYMTTPEAAAYLRLSPRTLERFRVEGSGPAFLKAGTGKRCRVLYRQADLQAWLDGFAYRSTSEYPT, translated from the coding sequence ATGACCTCCCCGGCAAAACCTGCCGAGCCTCAAGCCTACATGACAACACCGGAAGCGGCGGCTTACTTGCGACTTTCGCCGCGGACACTTGAACGCTTTCGGGTTGAAGGCTCGGGGCCCGCCTTCCTCAAGGCCGGTACCGGCAAACGCTGCCGCGTGCTGTACCGCCAAGCCGATCTTCAGGCCTGGCTTGACGGCTTCGCCTACAGGTCCACTTCCGAATATCCCACATGA
- a CDS encoding protein rep: MLEVRAERTARTIAMANGHLQLAERGHPDGDEYRKRADKMLRCNQKLTLSDKLEEDGSVRTRAKSSYRCNQRNCQNCDADRRLRIIRNIRRIFSELFERHAGLRLLFLTLTVPNVTGDHLADTIDAMNAAFTRLVRTKRWQKVVVGWLRVLEVTWSSKHGNTHPHFHCLILVNGATYFKGADYIDQPGWKQLWGNAYGVDNPIVDIRAPNPRGSESTFDQAIAQALKYPWKSAEFTEETVEGFRVDPDVLDIFHRAMKGKRTYAFGGLIREVAKDLKVKNLDGDQLPGEGDHADDWLVDIETEQPLPLPHDDEPLAVKAVVYEQGSLWHRPAYVPDTSKPDKE, from the coding sequence ATGCTGGAAGTCAGGGCCGAACGGACGGCCCGAACCATCGCAATGGCCAACGGCCATTTGCAGCTCGCCGAACGGGGACATCCCGACGGCGACGAATACCGAAAACGCGCTGACAAGATGCTTCGGTGTAACCAGAAGCTCACGCTCAGCGACAAGCTTGAAGAAGACGGGAGTGTTCGAACCCGCGCCAAGTCTTCGTACCGCTGCAACCAGCGTAATTGCCAGAACTGCGATGCCGATCGACGGCTCAGGATCATCCGGAACATCCGGCGAATCTTCTCCGAGCTGTTCGAACGGCATGCTGGTCTGCGGTTGCTGTTTCTGACGCTGACGGTGCCGAACGTGACCGGTGACCATCTCGCCGACACCATTGATGCCATGAACGCGGCGTTCACCCGCCTCGTTCGTACGAAGCGCTGGCAGAAGGTGGTGGTGGGCTGGTTGCGCGTCCTTGAGGTGACCTGGTCATCCAAGCACGGCAACACCCATCCCCACTTTCACTGTCTGATCCTTGTGAACGGCGCCACGTACTTCAAGGGCGCCGATTACATCGATCAACCGGGCTGGAAGCAGCTCTGGGGCAACGCCTACGGCGTCGACAACCCGATTGTCGACATCCGTGCGCCGAACCCAAGGGGCAGTGAAAGTACCTTTGATCAGGCCATCGCCCAGGCCCTGAAGTATCCTTGGAAGAGTGCCGAGTTTACCGAGGAGACCGTCGAAGGCTTTCGGGTCGATCCGGACGTCCTCGACATCTTCCATCGGGCGATGAAGGGCAAACGCACCTACGCGTTCGGCGGTCTAATCCGTGAGGTCGCAAAAGACCTCAAGGTGAAGAACCTCGACGGCGACCAGTTGCCGGGCGAGGGCGATCATGCCGACGACTGGCTGGTCGATATCGAAACCGAACAGCCGCTACCCTTGCCGCATGACGACGAGCCATTGGCCGTCAAGGCGGTCGTTTACGAGCAGGGCTCGCTCTGGCATCGCCCGGCGTACGTCCCCGACACATCCAAACCCGACAAGGAGTAA
- a CDS encoding sulfite exporter TauE/SafE family protein yields MQLSLPMLAAMPTESVVGLVLLLVAAGLLGGFLSGVLGIGGGGILVPVLYEVFGALGVPEDIRMHVTLGTTLGVIAPTVLTSFSAFRARGSVDMDIVWRMGPWVFFGVLLGVVIADHADSVALRWIWVVFGSALAIKMVLGRDDWRIADTLPPRPWLETGGFFIGAASTLMGIGGATFTVPLLTLYGRPLLRAVATATGIGPIIALPGLVGYMIAGWGEPGLPPYSLGYVNAGALLVAPLGVLAAPLGVRVAHGIPKRTLELAFAAFLICVVSRFLWTLLA; encoded by the coding sequence GTGCAGCTTAGCCTGCCAATGCTGGCGGCGATGCCGACGGAAAGCGTTGTGGGTTTGGTTCTGCTGCTCGTTGCAGCAGGGTTGCTCGGCGGGTTTCTCTCCGGCGTCCTCGGGATCGGTGGCGGCGGCATCCTCGTGCCGGTGCTCTACGAGGTCTTCGGCGCGCTCGGTGTGCCGGAAGACATCCGCATGCACGTGACGCTCGGCACCACGCTCGGCGTCATCGCGCCGACAGTCTTGACCTCGTTTTCCGCATTCCGAGCACGTGGGTCTGTCGATATGGATATCGTCTGGCGCATGGGGCCGTGGGTGTTCTTCGGCGTATTGCTCGGCGTTGTCATCGCAGATCACGCCGACAGCGTTGCGCTCCGCTGGATCTGGGTGGTGTTCGGCAGCGCGCTCGCAATCAAGATGGTGCTCGGACGGGATGACTGGCGGATCGCCGACACGTTGCCACCCCGGCCCTGGCTTGAGACCGGCGGCTTCTTCATCGGCGCGGCGTCGACGCTGATGGGCATCGGCGGCGCGACGTTCACCGTTCCGCTGTTGACGCTTTATGGCCGGCCGCTTCTCCGCGCGGTTGCGACTGCGACCGGCATCGGACCGATCATCGCGTTGCCAGGGCTCGTTGGATACATGATCGCGGGTTGGGGTGAACCCGGTTTGCCGCCGTATTCACTCGGATACGTCAACGCTGGCGCGCTTTTGGTTGCGCCGCTTGGTGTCCTCGCCGCGCCGCTCGGGGTGCGTGTCGCTCACGGCATCCCGAAGCGTACGCTTGAACTCGCGTTCGCCGCATTTCTGATCTGCGTCGTCTCGCGCTTTCTCTGGACTCTGTTAGCCTAA
- a CDS encoding phosphomannomutase/phosphoglucomutase — protein MLPKPRADLKPNTADFERFPLVKPTGFREYDARWLFPDEINLMGLNAVGLGMATLFTRRGVPRRIVVGHDYRWYSGAVKQALMTGLLAGGCEVHDIGLALSPMAYFAQFELDVEGVAMVTASHNDNGWTGIKMGLSRPLTFGPDDMSELKEIVLSGDFETRAGGRYVFVPDMAERYIKSLTNRPKLKRRLKVVAASGNGTAGAFAPQVLEALGCEVIPLNAELDHSFPNHNPNPEDMKMLNAVSAKVLETGADVGLAFDGDGDRCGVVANDGHEIFADKVGVMLARDISSLHKNATFVVDVKSTGLFTTDPVLIANGAKTTYWKTGHSYIKRFNFENKTLVGFEKSGHFFFNTPLGRGYDDGIVSALAVCDMLDRNPDKTVADLRDALPKTWGSPTMSPHCDDDKKYDIVARVTEHYQRQMESGGQVAGQSIRDLITVNGVRVMLADGTWGLVRASSNKPELVVVVESPTSEANMKAIFRDIDQQLSRFPEVGAYNQKIAV, from the coding sequence ATGCTGCCGAAGCCTCGTGCCGACCTCAAGCCCAATACCGCGGACTTTGAGCGCTTTCCTCTCGTCAAGCCGACGGGATTTCGCGAATACGACGCACGCTGGCTATTTCCCGATGAAATCAATCTTATGGGGCTCAATGCCGTTGGCCTCGGCATGGCGACGCTGTTCACCCGTCGCGGAGTGCCGCGCCGCATCGTGGTTGGACACGACTACCGGTGGTATTCAGGCGCCGTAAAACAGGCGCTGATGACCGGACTGCTGGCGGGCGGATGTGAAGTTCACGACATCGGCTTGGCGCTTTCGCCGATGGCTTATTTTGCGCAATTCGAACTCGACGTCGAAGGCGTGGCGATGGTCACCGCCAGCCACAACGACAATGGCTGGACCGGAATCAAGATGGGGCTTTCGCGCCCGTTGACCTTCGGGCCCGACGATATGTCGGAATTGAAAGAGATCGTACTTTCCGGTGACTTTGAGACGCGCGCTGGCGGCCGCTACGTTTTTGTGCCCGACATGGCGGAACGCTACATCAAATCACTCACGAACCGGCCGAAACTAAAGCGGCGTCTGAAGGTCGTTGCGGCGTCAGGCAATGGCACGGCGGGCGCATTTGCGCCGCAAGTTCTCGAAGCCCTCGGATGCGAGGTGATCCCGCTCAACGCCGAACTCGATCACTCTTTCCCGAACCACAATCCCAATCCCGAAGACATGAAGATGCTCAACGCGGTTTCCGCCAAGGTTCTGGAAACTGGCGCTGACGTTGGTCTTGCGTTCGATGGCGATGGAGACCGCTGCGGCGTGGTCGCAAACGACGGACACGAGATCTTCGCGGACAAAGTCGGCGTGATGTTGGCGCGCGATATCTCATCATTGCATAAGAATGCGACGTTTGTCGTCGATGTCAAATCAACAGGGCTGTTCACGACCGATCCGGTGCTTATCGCGAATGGTGCGAAGACCACGTATTGGAAAACGGGACACAGCTACATCAAGCGCTTCAACTTCGAGAATAAGACGCTCGTCGGGTTTGAAAAGTCAGGTCACTTCTTCTTCAACACGCCGCTTGGCCGGGGTTATGACGACGGGATCGTCTCAGCGCTGGCTGTTTGCGATATGCTCGATCGCAATCCGGACAAGACAGTTGCGGATCTTCGTGACGCGCTTCCGAAGACCTGGGGCTCTCCAACGATGTCGCCGCACTGCGATGACGATAAGAAGTACGATATCGTTGCGCGCGTGACAGAGCATTATCAGCGTCAGATGGAGTCCGGTGGGCAAGTCGCAGGGCAGTCCATTCGCGATCTCATCACCGTCAACGGTGTGCGCGTGATGCTGGCTGACGGGACATGGGGACTTGTGCGCGCCTCGTCCAATAAGCCGGAACTCGTCGTTGTGGTCGAAAGCCCGACGTCGGAAGCCAACATGAAGGCGATCTTCCGCGACATCGATCAGCAGCTTTCGCGCTTCCCGGAAGTTGGTGCGTACAATCAGAAGATCGCTGTTTGA
- a CDS encoding ParA family protein, whose product MKPSSHALHLPRVIVLASGKGGVGKSTLVRSLAAHWLSVGQTPAIVDADPQASIVSLHDAEGLMAKVTVVADPEVETIKSTIGDLAARHSIVLVDTAGFRNQTTIMACISADTVVIPLKPAAEDAREALAMLDLINELNATPERTRAPIDARLVMTMVTPGTLIARQVRKELEKGGYPILETDVMQRVAFPELSMRGLAPSIVDPDGSAARNIAAVATELGKSGSTNRVVQAA is encoded by the coding sequence ATGAAACCATCATCTCATGCACTTCACCTGCCGCGCGTGATTGTTCTCGCAAGCGGCAAGGGCGGCGTTGGCAAGTCCACGCTCGTTCGTTCTCTCGCGGCCCACTGGCTTTCTGTCGGCCAAACCCCAGCCATCGTAGATGCCGATCCGCAGGCGAGTATCGTGAGCCTTCACGATGCAGAAGGCCTAATGGCCAAGGTGACCGTCGTCGCCGACCCAGAAGTCGAAACAATCAAGTCCACCATTGGTGACCTTGCAGCCCGGCACTCCATCGTACTGGTCGATACAGCCGGTTTCCGCAACCAGACGACGATCATGGCCTGCATCTCGGCTGACACGGTCGTCATCCCGTTGAAGCCTGCCGCTGAAGACGCGCGCGAGGCTCTGGCGATGCTCGACCTGATCAACGAACTCAATGCCACGCCGGAGCGGACGAGGGCGCCCATCGACGCACGTCTCGTGATGACCATGGTAACACCGGGGACGTTGATCGCCCGGCAAGTCAGGAAAGAGCTGGAGAAGGGTGGTTATCCCATCCTCGAAACGGACGTGATGCAGCGGGTCGCATTCCCAGAGCTGTCGATGCGGGGGCTGGCACCCAGCATCGTCGATCCCGATGGCTCGGCTGCGCGCAATATTGCGGCTGTCGCGACCGAACTTGGCAAGTCAGGGAGCACCAACCGTGTCGTCCAAGCAGCTTGA
- a CDS encoding site-specific integrase, with protein MASFDKLPSGYWRAQVRRKGQYVSKTFRLKSEAEAWAIDTERAVQAGKSPDAVQIDAKTLFGTLVDLHIADLAEVGKPLLRSKAMCLEKLRRELGSERLSNITRERLISFGKQRALEGAGPITLSIDLGYIRTILVHAAAVHGVEVPTEQVMLARVALRRLGLIGKGQERDRRPTQDELDRIIAYNDNNPRQGIPVGLLVKFAVATAMRQEEICTLRWADVDFGTSLATVRNRKDPRRKSGNDQKVPLLDATGYDAIAILKEQKALGLGGDRVFPYNGRSLGTAFRRTCRELGIEDLHFHDLRHEATSRLFEAGFDIPEVSLVTGHKDWKMLRRYLNLRPHQLVGRRPQSVRYPR; from the coding sequence ATGGCCTCGTTCGACAAACTCCCCTCGGGCTACTGGCGAGCCCAGGTTCGCCGCAAAGGCCAGTACGTCTCGAAGACGTTCCGGCTCAAGTCGGAGGCCGAGGCGTGGGCCATTGATACTGAGCGGGCCGTCCAGGCCGGAAAGAGCCCTGACGCAGTCCAGATCGACGCGAAAACCCTTTTCGGCACCCTCGTCGACTTGCATATCGCCGATCTGGCCGAAGTCGGCAAACCCCTTCTACGCAGCAAGGCCATGTGCCTTGAGAAGCTGCGCCGTGAGCTTGGCAGTGAGCGCCTATCGAATATTACCCGCGAACGCCTGATCAGTTTCGGCAAGCAGCGGGCACTCGAAGGCGCCGGTCCGATCACGTTGAGCATCGACCTCGGTTATATCCGAACCATTCTCGTCCATGCAGCCGCCGTCCATGGTGTCGAGGTCCCGACCGAGCAGGTGATGCTAGCTCGCGTGGCGCTGCGCCGGTTAGGACTTATTGGCAAAGGTCAGGAGCGGGATCGCCGGCCGACGCAGGACGAGTTGGACCGCATCATTGCCTACAACGACAACAACCCCCGCCAAGGCATACCGGTTGGCCTACTGGTCAAGTTCGCCGTGGCGACCGCAATGCGCCAGGAGGAGATCTGCACCCTTCGCTGGGCGGATGTGGATTTTGGCACCAGCCTCGCAACGGTTCGCAATCGCAAGGACCCACGCCGCAAGTCCGGCAATGACCAGAAGGTCCCCCTCCTCGATGCCACCGGCTATGACGCCATCGCCATCCTCAAAGAACAGAAGGCCCTTGGTCTCGGGGGGGATCGCGTGTTTCCCTACAACGGCAGATCGCTGGGAACAGCCTTCCGACGCACATGCCGCGAGCTTGGTATCGAAGACCTGCACTTCCACGACCTGCGCCACGAGGCAACCAGCCGCCTGTTCGAAGCGGGCTTCGACATTCCCGAAGTATCGCTCGTGACTGGCCACAAAGACTGGAAGATGCTGCGCCGGTATCTGAACCTGCGGCCGCACCAGTTAGTGGGACGGCGCCCGCAATCAGTTCGATACCCGCGCTAA
- a CDS encoding FtsK/SpoIIIE domain-containing protein → MPFPFFTRKIQAEALKQADIATRTYTQARDDYFRREKERRDQEVAARDQAQRDAKAAERAREHAAEVEEERKNAIYRDLNFLENPGKLADILTRYQSADQTQQDTIREFYTRAAEYHRDDRRKIDFAGLPFDGKAMFLPAYLGLSIGKDYPRLDFNRSDPAARTFVYVSHYGPADARAWREHITMVNRYLGGRWQVEELDGTSVKLWSVPELPSSIPFNRSYLRDGAIFMGFRIDDGQPYYWPIKDMTHTLVAGMNGKGKSVQLRQMMCSISHNLPIIDEAIIVDAKGGVEMMRFAAMSPKYRVIKDYDELPDMIDGLVKTMNARFAEMLAAGAVKYPGRYIFLIIDEYAAISLNEPPKTDKERYARHQRMMENLNLLAAQARAANIRIYAQLQKPVDKYIETSVRENLPSTLCFMIQSKVNASTLFGELTELPADPTSLPNGQYIFKNGADNQVHLLQATFCDPDDLETLKSCIPPAERS, encoded by the coding sequence ATGCCGTTTCCATTCTTCACCAGGAAAATTCAGGCCGAAGCCCTGAAGCAGGCCGATATCGCCACCCGCACGTACACCCAGGCGCGGGACGATTACTTCCGTCGCGAGAAAGAGCGCCGCGACCAAGAGGTGGCCGCACGCGACCAAGCCCAGCGGGATGCAAAGGCGGCTGAACGTGCCCGCGAGCATGCCGCCGAAGTCGAAGAGGAGCGTAAGAATGCCATCTACCGAGACCTGAACTTCCTCGAAAATCCCGGTAAGCTGGCCGACATCCTGACGCGGTATCAATCGGCAGACCAAACGCAGCAGGACACGATTAGGGAGTTTTATACCCGCGCGGCTGAGTACCACCGCGATGACCGCCGTAAAATCGATTTTGCGGGCCTCCCATTTGACGGCAAGGCCATGTTCCTGCCGGCGTACCTCGGTCTCAGCATCGGCAAAGACTATCCGCGCCTCGATTTCAATCGCAGCGATCCTGCGGCACGAACCTTTGTTTACGTGTCTCACTACGGCCCCGCTGATGCGCGCGCCTGGCGAGAACACATCACGATGGTCAATCGCTATCTCGGCGGCCGCTGGCAGGTCGAAGAGCTGGACGGCACCAGTGTCAAGCTCTGGTCTGTTCCGGAACTGCCAAGCTCCATTCCGTTCAACCGCTCCTATCTCCGCGACGGGGCGATCTTCATGGGGTTCCGTATCGATGACGGCCAGCCGTATTACTGGCCGATCAAGGATATGACCCATACGCTCGTCGCCGGCATGAACGGCAAGGGTAAGTCGGTGCAGTTGCGGCAGATGATGTGCAGCATCTCGCACAACCTGCCGATCATCGACGAAGCCATCATCGTCGACGCCAAGGGCGGTGTGGAAATGATGCGCTTCGCGGCGATGTCGCCGAAGTATCGCGTGATCAAGGATTACGACGAGCTGCCCGACATGATCGACGGTCTCGTCAAGACCATGAACGCACGCTTCGCGGAAATGCTGGCCGCGGGCGCGGTCAAGTATCCCGGCCGGTACATCTTCCTGATCATCGACGAGTACGCCGCGATCAGCCTGAACGAACCGCCGAAGACCGACAAGGAACGGTACGCCCGTCATCAACGCATGATGGAGAACTTGAACTTGCTGGCCGCCCAAGCCCGTGCGGCCAACATCCGGATCTACGCCCAGCTGCAGAAGCCGGTCGACAAGTACATCGAGACCTCCGTTCGCGAGAACCTGCCGTCAACGCTGTGCTTCATGATCCAAAGCAAGGTCAACGCTTCGACGTTGTTTGGCGAGCTGACGGAACTTCCGGCCGATCCGACCAGCCTGCCCAACGGCCAGTACATCTTCAAGAACGGTGCCGACAATCAGGTTCATCTGTTGCAAGCCACGTTCTGCGATCCGGATGACCTGGAAACTTTGAAGTCGTGCATCCCACCAGCGGAAAGGAGCTGA